One segment of Carya illinoinensis cultivar Pawnee chromosome 13, C.illinoinensisPawnee_v1, whole genome shotgun sequence DNA contains the following:
- the LOC122290919 gene encoding cation/H(+) antiporter 3-like has product MAGSEATPAKISNFIPSDIITVTECVHLPGRIHSAGLWNYFHSGKSFSFSLPLFEIQMIVIFIITQAFHYILKRHGMPPFTSQLIAGFILSSRILGHFKVLKVIFSSKSQELIYVLGFFGHVLFVFVSSVKTDMGTMKRMGRKAMCTGIACYVSPLLVGNLLQFTLGRSWLSEEMNKRSFLTVAHSLTSFPVVAYLLEHLRILNSELGQLALSASFVSELCGKMIMLLSEMVRISYEVGVTRAVMTVVSILVFFLFVAYIFRPAMFWVVRKTPEGKPVKGMYIHIIMAIMFVSGLYANYNGLPFFFGPFALGLAVPAGPPLGSTIVSKLNCFTEEVFQPLYVTAAAMKADIHSITFSDRSMMFNIILMYSTFVAKMVGSMVPTLYSKMPWNDALAVALILSFKGVSHLTIYLCVLMFQGYEREGKPVFSLFTIAMIVNAMIIPALVKYLYDPSRKYAGYQKRDIMHCRSNAELRVLVCIHGPDNVAAAIKLLEAACLSRESPLGIYVLHLVRLIGRSSPVFIYHNKQKTFGSSSTFSENIIIPFERFKQEKRVVGLSVNLFTAITPPKSMHEDICSLALDRLTSLIVLPFHRKWSIDGSIESEDNNIRTLNYNVLEIAPCSVGILVDRGHLGRSMASTQSSYSVAMFFLGGKDDQEAIIFAKRLARNSNVNLTVLHLVASETEGDIHIDNLLDFEVLKDVKRNNVGNGSYVIYSEEKVEDGPQTAMIIRSMSYKFDLIIVGRRHNINSPQTSGLAEWSEFPELGIIGDLLASSDIDSKTSILVVQQQQTDNS; this is encoded by the exons ATGGCAGGATCAGAAGCAACTCCGgccaaaatttcaaactttattCCCTCAGACATTATCACGGTAACAGAATGTGTTCACCTTCCCGGCAGGATCCATTCGGCGGGCCTGTGGAACTACTTTCATTCTGGGAAATCATTCTCGTTTTCATTGCCACTGTTTGAGATCCAGATGATTGTTATTTTCATCATCACGCAGGCCTTCCATTATATTCTCAAGCGTCATGGAATGCCTCCTTTTACCTCTCAACTCATT GCTGGCTTCATTCTCAGTTCACGAATCCTTGGGCACTTCAAGGTATTAAAGGTTATATTTTCCTCCAAAAGTCAAGAATTGATATATGTGCTGGGTTTCTTCGGTCATGTACTGTTTGTGTTTGTGAGTTCTGTAAAGACCGATATGGGAACGATGAAGAGAATGGGAAGGAAAGCCATGTGTACTGGAATTGCCTGCTATGTGTCACCTTTGTTAGTTGGCAATTTACTGCAGTTCACACTCGGAAGATCTTGGCTATCCgaagaaatgaataaaagatCATTTCTAACAGTAGCTCATTCGCTAACTTCATTTCCGGTTGTCGCTTATCTTCTCGAGCATCTTAGGATTCTGAATTCCGAGCTGGGTCAATTAGCCTTATCTGCATCATTTGTCAGCGAACTTTGTGGCAAGATGATCATGTTGCTTTCCGAAATGGTTAGAATTTCGTACGAGGTAGGTGTTACGCGCGCTGTGATGACGGTCGTATCAATTCTCGTCTTTTTTTTGTTCGTTGCATATATTTTTCGACCGGCAATGTTTTGGGTAGTGAGGAAGACACCTGAAGGCAAGCCTGTCAAAGGCATGTATATTCACATCATCATGGCGATAATGTTTGTGTCCGGGTTGTATGCTAATTATAATGGTTTGCCTTTCTTCTTCGGACCTTTTGCTCTTGGTTTGGCTGTACCAGCTGGACCTCCTTTAGGATCCACCATTGTTAGCAAGCTCAACTGCTTTACTGAAGAAGTGTTTCAACCACTCTATGTGACTGCAGCTGCCATGAAAGCAGATATCCATTCAATCACATTCAGTGACAGATCCATGATGTTCAACATTATCCTGATGTATTCTACATTTGTGGCAAAAATGGTGGGGTCTATGGTTCCAACTTTGTACTCCAAAATGCCCTGGAATGATGCTTTAGCAGTTGCTCTGATTTTGAGTTTCAAAGGTGTCAGCCATCTGACCATATATTTGTGCGTTTTAATGTTTCAG GGGTatgagagagaaggaaaaccGGTGTTCTCTTTGTTTACTATTGCGATGATAGTAAATGCAATGATCATTCCAGCTTTGGTGAAGTACCTGTACGATCCGTCAAGGAAATATGCAGGTTATCAGAAAAGGGATATCATGCATTGCAGAAGCAATGCAGAGCTCCGAGTCCTGGTGTGCATCCACGGGCCTGATAATGTTGCTGCAGCAATCAAACTACTTGAAGCTGCATGCTTGTCTAGAGAAAGTCCCCTTGGAATTTATGTGCTTCACCTTGTCCGACTAATCGGTCGATCCTCCCCAGTTTTCATTTACCACAACAAACAGAAAACTTTTGGTTCCAGTTCTACCTTTTCAGAGAATATCATTATCCCTTTCGAACGTTTCAAACAAGAAAAGAGAGTGGTTGGATTATCCGTAAACCTTTTCACAGCAATCACTCCACCCAAGAGCATGCATGAAGACATTTGCTCCCTTGCATTGGACAGGCTCACATCCCTCATAGTGCTGCCATTCCATCGAAAATGGTCCATTGATGGGTCAATTGAATCAGAGGACAATAACATAAGGACCTTAAACTACAATGTCCTCGAAATAGCTCCCTGCTCCGTCGGGATCTTAGTCGATCGTGGCCATTTAGGCCGCTCGATGGCTTCAACGCAGTCATCCTATTCTGTTGCCATGTTCTTCTTAGGAGGTAAGGATGATCAAGAGGCAATAATTTTTGCCAAACGCTTGGCCAGAAACTCGAACGTCAACCTGACTGTGCTTCACCTTGTTGCCTCTGAAACTGAAGGAGATATCCACATAGACAACTTGCTTGATTTCGAGGTCTTAAAGGATGTCAAGCGTAACAATGTGGGTAATGGATCATATGTGATATATTCAGAGGAGAAAGTGGAAGATGGGCCTCAGACGGCAATGATAATTCGCTCTATGTCATACAAGTTTGACCTTATAATAGTTGGCAGACGACATAACATAAATTCCCCTCAGACCTCTGGGCTTGCGGAATGGAGTGAATTCCCAGAGCTTGGGATCATTGGAGACTTGCTCGCCTCCTCAGATATCGATAGCAAAACTTCTATCTTGGTGGTGCAGCAACAACAAACAGATAATAGCTAG